In Microbacterium sp. SLBN-146, one genomic interval encodes:
- a CDS encoding ABC transporter permease — protein sequence MKTSDLIATAVSQTFRSKVRTTLTILAIFVGAFTLTLTNGLGTGINQYIDDTVSSIGAEDVMTVTKPSSSASASPTGPVEYDPDAIAAGPNAIPGSTVVALDESDIEALGDIDGVLRVEPTESIAADYIQYADGTKYVSGVGALVPGQSLQLAAGTEPDDTSSAREIALPDSLVEPLGFDDAEAAVGETITIGLTDAEGQSHTVDATVSGVMEESFTGPTTTTIPNSALTEELLAVQSIGVPEADQGKYAQASIWFDPDATPEQIDALKERLEDAGYSGTTVADQLGTFKAVIDGIVLVLNAFAIIALLAASFGIVNTLYMSVQERTREIGLMKAMGMGSGRVFSLFSLEAVFIGFLGSAIGVGVGMLVGTGVSSLASSALPDLPGLTLIAFDPASIAIVILLVMGIAFLAGTLPAARAARADPVASLRYE from the coding sequence ATGAAGACGTCAGACCTGATCGCCACGGCGGTCTCCCAGACATTCCGCTCCAAAGTCCGAACGACCTTGACGATCCTCGCGATCTTCGTCGGCGCCTTCACCCTGACGCTCACGAATGGGCTCGGCACCGGTATCAACCAGTACATCGACGACACCGTGAGCTCGATCGGAGCCGAGGACGTCATGACGGTGACCAAGCCGTCGAGTTCGGCGTCTGCGAGTCCGACGGGCCCGGTGGAGTACGACCCCGATGCGATCGCAGCGGGACCCAACGCGATTCCCGGGTCCACGGTCGTGGCGTTGGACGAGAGCGACATCGAGGCGCTCGGCGACATCGACGGCGTTCTTCGGGTCGAGCCGACAGAGTCGATCGCCGCTGACTACATCCAGTACGCGGATGGCACGAAGTACGTCTCGGGAGTAGGCGCGCTCGTGCCGGGCCAGTCCCTCCAGCTCGCGGCGGGTACCGAGCCCGACGACACGTCCTCCGCGCGGGAGATCGCTCTCCCTGACTCCCTCGTCGAACCGCTCGGGTTCGACGACGCCGAGGCCGCGGTCGGCGAGACGATCACGATCGGATTGACGGATGCCGAAGGCCAGAGCCACACCGTCGATGCGACCGTATCCGGCGTCATGGAGGAGTCCTTCACCGGTCCGACGACCACGACCATCCCCAACAGCGCACTGACGGAGGAGCTGCTCGCCGTCCAGAGCATCGGGGTTCCCGAGGCGGATCAGGGAAAGTACGCGCAGGCGAGCATCTGGTTCGACCCCGATGCGACGCCCGAGCAGATCGACGCCCTGAAGGAGCGCCTCGAGGACGCGGGCTATTCCGGAACCACGGTGGCCGACCAGTTGGGGACGTTCAAGGCGGTCATCGACGGCATCGTGCTCGTCCTCAATGCGTTCGCGATCATCGCGCTCCTGGCTGCGAGCTTCGGAATCGTCAACACGCTGTACATGTCGGTGCAGGAACGGACGCGCGAGATCGGGCTGATGAAGGCGATGGGAATGGGTAGCGGACGCGTCTTCAGCCTGTTCAGTCTCGAGGCGGTGTTCATCGGATTCCTCGGCAGCGCGATCGGAGTCGGGGTCGGGATGCTCGTGGGCACCGGCGTGAGCTCCCTCGCCAGCTCGGCGCTCCCCGACCTACCGGGCCTCACGCTCATCGCATTCGACCCGGCGTCGATCGCGATCGTGATCCTGCTCGTGATGGGAATCGCCTTTCTCGCGGGGACACTTCCGGCGGCGCGTGCCGCGAGGGCCGACCCCGTGGCATCCCTCCGCTACGAGTAG
- a CDS encoding ice-binding family protein: MVQHSRRVATLAATVGILAVALLPSAAHADTTIDGPIDLGTAAPFSVLGASTVTNTGPSVLNGDLGLSPQTSITGFPPGIVNGTIHPTDAVAAQAQIDLTTAYNVAASLSPTATGLGDLVGQSLTPGVYSGGALSLTGALTLAGTAESVWVFQAASTLTIATGSIITITGGASACNVFWQIGSSATIQGGAQFVGTVMAAESITAETAATIAGRLLASNGAVTLDTNTITAPEGCEPGTVSTSPTITSEAPPLGTPGDDYSYTVTASGTPAPSFTVSSGSLPSGLTLDAATGAITGVPTTPGDYDFDVTVSNGTAPDDTASYTVTIAAAASPAPVASPSAGAGAVPAGARLAESGVVNAPTGIVSLALISLGLAFVFFARHRVARRRG; the protein is encoded by the coding sequence ATGGTCCAGCACTCTCGCCGCGTTGCGACACTCGCCGCCACCGTCGGCATCCTCGCCGTCGCCCTGCTGCCGTCCGCGGCGCACGCCGACACCACGATCGACGGACCGATCGACCTCGGAACGGCGGCCCCCTTCTCCGTCCTCGGAGCATCGACCGTCACCAACACCGGCCCCTCCGTCCTCAACGGCGACCTCGGGCTCAGCCCGCAGACCTCCATCACCGGTTTCCCGCCGGGGATCGTCAACGGAACCATCCACCCGACCGATGCGGTGGCGGCGCAAGCCCAGATCGACCTCACCACGGCATACAACGTCGCCGCGAGCCTCTCCCCCACGGCAACGGGCCTCGGTGACCTCGTCGGTCAGTCGCTCACACCGGGGGTCTACTCCGGCGGCGCGCTTTCCCTCACCGGCGCGCTGACTCTTGCGGGAACCGCCGAATCGGTGTGGGTCTTCCAGGCCGCCTCGACACTCACGATCGCCACGGGCTCGATCATCACGATCACCGGCGGCGCGAGCGCGTGCAACGTCTTCTGGCAGATCGGCAGCTCCGCGACGATTCAGGGCGGCGCACAGTTCGTCGGCACCGTGATGGCTGCCGAGTCCATCACGGCCGAGACCGCGGCGACGATCGCCGGTCGCCTGCTGGCAAGCAACGGCGCCGTCACGCTCGACACCAACACGATCACGGCTCCCGAGGGCTGCGAGCCGGGGACCGTGAGCACGAGCCCCACCATCACGTCCGAGGCCCCGCCCCTCGGAACGCCCGGCGATGACTACAGCTACACCGTGACGGCATCCGGAACCCCCGCGCCGTCGTTCACCGTCTCGAGCGGGTCGCTTCCGTCGGGGCTGACGCTCGACGCCGCCACGGGCGCGATCACCGGAGTACCCACGACACCCGGCGACTACGACTTCGACGTCACCGTCTCCAACGGCACGGCGCCAGATGACACCGCCAGCTACACCGTGACGATCGCGGCCGCGGCCTCGCCCGCACCCGTCGCATCGCCCAGCGCCGGTGCCGGCGCGGTACCGGCAGGCGCCCGCCTCGCTGAGAGCGGCGTGGTGAACGCCCCCACGGGCATCGTCTCCTTGGCGCTCATCTCCCTGGGCCTTGCCTTCGTCTTCTTCGCCCGCCATCGCGTCGCACGCCGACGCGGCTGA
- a CDS encoding YchJ family protein, giving the protein MTERPQPRTAAELMRSRFEAFRDGDSEWLLHTWHPSTRPDVVELDDNPVWRALQIVDTVRGQEHDTAGIVEFRATYRSSDGVGVLHERSRFVREGGRWFYIDGIVKRD; this is encoded by the coding sequence ATGACAGAGCGCCCGCAACCCCGCACCGCCGCAGAGCTGATGCGGTCGCGCTTCGAAGCATTCCGCGATGGGGACTCCGAGTGGCTCCTCCACACGTGGCATCCGTCCACACGGCCCGACGTGGTCGAGCTCGACGACAACCCGGTGTGGCGGGCGCTTCAGATCGTCGACACCGTCCGCGGCCAAGAGCACGATACAGCCGGCATCGTGGAGTTCCGGGCGACCTACCGTTCATCGGACGGTGTGGGAGTACTGCACGAACGATCGCGTTTCGTCCGCGAGGGCGGTCGATGGTTCTACATCGACGGGATCGTGAAGCGAGACTGA
- a CDS encoding VaFE repeat-containing surface-anchored protein, with amino-acid sequence MHADSLPQPGRRHRFAAAAAVAVVLGVAAGLLGAAPSADAAASAPTVRGALVGERLLPPTGGTIVERVTYENLTPGIDYFLFVSLDTPAAVATGIDSSLTFTPIAPAGTIDVELTVPSGYAGRTLVAAVRLFTPPGPPIAEYADYTDPQQTLQIGVPTIRGALVGERRLPPTGGTIVERVTYENLTPGIDYFLFVSLDTPAAVATGIDSSLTFTPIAPAGTIDVELTVPSGYAGRTLVAAVRLFTPPGPPIAEYADYTDPQQTLQIGVPTIRSSLTDAADGDRILATTGGTLVDSVTFEHLEPGALYTLSSVLLRGADATETPFTTEVTFTASAPDGIVELSFDVPAGYAGEVLVSFPRLSAGTDTSAAPLAEDAQIDDPSQSVTVERAAVPAPGAAAPTGVPAPTLAASGGSASPAAVAAAALLLAAGGVLLTTRRRKSGILDAAAVGRVPHGSLVPEGGGDTDTPR; translated from the coding sequence GTGCACGCTGATTCTCTCCCCCAGCCCGGTCGCCGACACCGTTTCGCAGCCGCAGCCGCAGTCGCTGTCGTCCTCGGCGTTGCGGCAGGTCTGCTCGGGGCCGCCCCGTCAGCGGATGCTGCGGCATCCGCGCCCACCGTGCGTGGGGCCCTGGTGGGCGAGCGGTTGCTGCCACCGACGGGCGGAACGATCGTCGAACGCGTCACCTACGAGAACCTGACCCCGGGCATCGACTACTTCCTGTTCGTGAGCCTCGACACCCCCGCCGCCGTCGCTACCGGCATCGACAGCTCGCTCACCTTCACCCCCATCGCACCTGCCGGCACCATCGACGTCGAACTCACCGTGCCCTCCGGATACGCCGGACGTACCCTCGTCGCCGCCGTCCGCCTCTTCACCCCACCCGGACCACCCATCGCCGAATACGCCGACTACACCGACCCGCAACAGACCCTCCAGATCGGCGTACCGACGATCCGCGGTGCGTTGGTGGGCGAGCGACGGCTGCCACCGACGGGCGGAACGATCGTCGAACGCGTCACCTACGAGAACCTGACCCCGGGCATCGACTACTTCCTGTTCGTGAGCCTCGACACCCCCGCCGCCGTCGCTACCGGCATCGACAGCTCGCTCACCTTCACCCCCATCGCACCTGCCGGCACCATCGACGTCGAACTCACCGTGCCCTCCGGATACGCCGGACGTACCCTCGTCGCCGCCGTCCGCCTCTTCACCCCACCCGGACCACCCATCGCCGAATACGCCGACTACACCGACCCGCAACAGACCCTCCAGATCGGCGTACCGACGATCCGCTCGTCCCTGACGGATGCCGCGGACGGTGACCGCATCCTCGCCACCACCGGCGGAACGCTCGTCGACTCGGTCACGTTCGAGCATCTCGAGCCCGGAGCCCTGTACACGCTCAGCAGTGTCCTCTTGCGGGGCGCGGATGCCACGGAGACACCGTTCACGACGGAGGTGACCTTCACCGCGAGCGCGCCGGACGGCATCGTGGAGTTGTCGTTCGACGTGCCGGCGGGCTACGCAGGAGAGGTCCTCGTCTCGTTCCCGCGTCTCTCTGCGGGCACGGACACCTCCGCTGCTCCGCTCGCGGAGGACGCGCAGATCGACGACCCGTCCCAGAGCGTGACGGTCGAGCGCGCGGCCGTTCCCGCACCGGGCGCCGCAGCACCGACCGGGGTGCCCGCACCCACGCTGGCGGCGAGCGGTGGGTCGGCATCGCCCGCCGCGGTTGCCGCCGCTGCCCTCCTCCTCGCCGCCGGTGGTGTGCTCCTGACCACCCGGCGGCGGAAGAGCGGCATCCTTGATGCCGCAGCGGTGGGACGGGTCCCCCATGGCAGTCTCGTGCCTGAAGGGGGTGGGGATACCGACACACCGCGGTAA
- a CDS encoding amidohydrolase family protein, translating to MSRLLITDATILTQDDERPFLEKGTVVVENGYIGEVSEHAVEVSADDTVIDGSRMVATPGLVNLHYHVDLGKAAGESNERKPMWDLLFDDWYPFLGQLTEEEAYWATLASYAESIRNGTTTVNDMYVLSPARARAAREIGMRAILSNEIATPETGIHIHLNESLSEVDDALRRFGKRPTELAYELGFLGPDVVAAHCVHLDDAEIGFMAETGTHISHNPGSNAYLGNGIARLNDFQRAGINVGIGTDAGFCSDLFEIMRWAAYLHRATTRDIYARSSAESLVMATRNGSRALGQKTGVLNAGMKADLILIDVDQVKFAMMDRTNGDEVTEFVVNQANGSDVDTSIIDGRVVMRGGVLTTVDENAISEGVARSLREAGERYFGGH from the coding sequence ATGAGCCGACTCTTGATCACCGATGCGACGATCCTCACGCAGGATGACGAGCGCCCGTTCCTCGAGAAGGGGACCGTCGTCGTCGAGAACGGATACATCGGGGAGGTGTCCGAACACGCCGTCGAGGTGAGCGCGGACGACACGGTCATCGACGGGTCGCGGATGGTGGCGACGCCGGGGCTCGTCAACCTGCACTACCACGTCGATCTCGGTAAGGCGGCGGGCGAGTCCAACGAACGGAAGCCCATGTGGGATCTGCTGTTCGACGACTGGTATCCGTTCCTCGGTCAGCTCACGGAGGAAGAGGCCTACTGGGCGACGCTCGCGAGCTACGCCGAGTCGATCCGCAACGGCACGACGACGGTCAATGACATGTACGTCCTGAGCCCCGCGCGGGCGAGGGCGGCGAGGGAGATCGGCATGCGCGCCATCCTCTCGAACGAGATCGCGACGCCCGAGACGGGGATCCACATCCACTTGAACGAGTCCCTCTCCGAAGTCGACGACGCCCTCCGCCGCTTCGGCAAACGGCCCACCGAACTCGCCTACGAACTCGGGTTCCTGGGTCCCGACGTCGTGGCGGCGCACTGCGTCCACCTCGACGACGCCGAGATCGGATTCATGGCCGAGACGGGAACGCACATCTCGCACAACCCCGGCTCGAACGCCTACCTCGGCAACGGCATCGCGCGGCTGAACGACTTCCAGCGCGCAGGGATCAACGTCGGCATCGGCACGGATGCCGGGTTCTGCTCCGACCTGTTCGAGATCATGCGGTGGGCGGCCTACCTCCACCGCGCCACCACCCGCGACATCTACGCACGCTCGAGTGCCGAGTCGCTCGTGATGGCGACGCGCAACGGATCCCGCGCACTCGGCCAGAAGACCGGCGTCCTGAACGCCGGGATGAAGGCCGACCTGATTCTCATCGACGTCGACCAGGTCAAGTTCGCCATGATGGACCGCACGAACGGCGACGAGGTGACCGAGTTCGTCGTCAACCAGGCGAACGGGTCCGACGTCGACACGAGCATCATCGATGGCCGGGTCGTCATGCGGGGCGGCGTCCTGACGACGGTCGACGAGAACGCGATCTCCGAGGGTGTCGCACGGTCGCTGCGCGAGGCCGGCGAGCGCTACTTCGGCGGACACTGA
- a CDS encoding amidase produces MNLGGTYRDLDEAAYRAASGLHLARGVADGTLSPVMLVELALSLAKQDDTEINAYVAFRDDAARAEAVEREREARAGMLRSALHGVPIASKDNMYIAGEPALKGSRTTTDTPATTASPMVQRLVDAGTVIIGRTTTPEFGWKGTGISPLTGVTRNPWDPSRNSGGSSAGSGATVGAGAVPIATGSDAGGSIRIPAAFCGTVGLKPTLSAIPVWPGTVNESLSHAGPLTRSVADARAVLRITRGADPRDPQSAFAEPVPLPLGRPWRIGVVREPWGIAPSDEVAERLRPVLSALPASGIGVVEDVDLSIPVPRTVFEALWVTGRGFGFAELSRSVGDIMDPGLARLTGLAEEYSLAGFLDALQARRAFNARIFDVLTRYDVLIMPTMPLTAFEADAEVPAGGEADAPLPWITWTPYTYPFNISGQPAITVPVDLGAGRLPIGLQVVGGWAADDLVLAVAERLEQIVAPTIERRTAR; encoded by the coding sequence ATGAACCTCGGGGGCACGTACCGCGACCTCGACGAAGCGGCCTACCGCGCGGCATCCGGACTCCACCTCGCCCGTGGCGTCGCCGACGGCACGCTGTCGCCCGTCATGCTCGTCGAACTCGCCCTGTCGCTCGCGAAGCAGGACGACACGGAGATCAACGCCTACGTCGCGTTCCGAGACGACGCCGCGCGCGCCGAAGCGGTGGAGCGCGAGCGGGAAGCGCGAGCCGGGATGCTGCGCAGCGCCCTGCACGGTGTGCCGATCGCCTCGAAGGACAACATGTACATCGCGGGGGAGCCCGCGCTCAAGGGATCCCGCACGACGACGGATACTCCGGCGACGACGGCTTCGCCCATGGTGCAGCGACTCGTCGACGCGGGAACCGTCATCATCGGCCGCACGACGACGCCCGAGTTCGGCTGGAAGGGCACCGGCATCTCGCCGCTCACGGGCGTGACGCGGAACCCCTGGGATCCGTCGCGCAACAGCGGCGGGTCATCGGCGGGGTCGGGGGCGACGGTGGGTGCGGGTGCCGTGCCGATCGCGACCGGATCGGATGCCGGCGGCTCCATCCGCATCCCCGCCGCGTTCTGCGGCACGGTCGGTCTCAAGCCGACCCTCAGCGCGATCCCGGTGTGGCCGGGGACGGTCAACGAATCGCTGTCCCACGCGGGACCCCTGACGCGGTCCGTCGCCGACGCGCGCGCCGTCCTGCGCATCACGAGGGGCGCGGATCCGCGCGATCCGCAGTCCGCCTTCGCCGAGCCCGTCCCGCTTCCGCTCGGGCGTCCGTGGCGGATCGGCGTCGTGCGGGAGCCGTGGGGGATCGCGCCCTCCGACGAGGTCGCCGAGCGCCTCCGGCCCGTTCTCTCGGCGCTCCCTGCCTCGGGGATCGGCGTCGTGGAAGACGTCGACCTGAGTATCCCGGTTCCGCGGACCGTCTTCGAGGCCCTGTGGGTCACGGGGCGCGGGTTCGGCTTCGCGGAGCTGTCACGGAGCGTCGGCGACATCATGGACCCGGGACTCGCGCGGCTCACGGGCCTCGCCGAGGAGTACTCGCTCGCCGGCTTCCTCGACGCGCTGCAGGCCCGGCGCGCGTTCAATGCGCGGATCTTCGACGTGCTGACGCGGTACGACGTACTGATCATGCCGACCATGCCGCTCACGGCGTTCGAGGCGGATGCCGAAGTGCCGGCCGGTGGCGAGGCGGATGCTCCGCTGCCGTGGATCACGTGGACGCCCTACACCTACCCGTTCAACATCTCTGGTCAGCCCGCGATCACGGTGCCGGTGGATCTGGGTGCAGGACGGTTGCCGATCGGACTCCAGGTCGTCGGCGGATGGGCCGCGGACGACCTCGTGCTCGCCGTCGCCGAGCGGCTCGAGCAGATCGTCGCCCCCACGATCGAGCGCCGCACGGCCCGGTAG
- a CDS encoding pyridoxal phosphate-dependent aminotransferase encodes MTSRAQSKGIHGMAASFEQLLASPDIIWMGQNTTHLAPPRAVVEAMEESLAAREFQLYAPPGGFAELRELVVEDLGRAGFDAWITDGAVAGLHQICTVLGGEVSRLITTDPGWPWPGRFLGRSGIPVSALDVYENPGRTLRAEQVAAVIEPRSIIYLIDPLNPLGSRYGRDELEAIVALARETDSYIVHDCTYRHFASGHTLVADLSPDRTFTTYSFSKWLGLAGMRLGAVVARPELLASIMAVPANPLGSSIVGQRGAIAGLRGREPWLEYVRSVNRANIDRVEAVVAETGLGEVVVPGSHGNFLAVDVSGSGLLADDVCERLLDEANVFIRPGTYQSPRFGERFVKISTSVPTEWVERFADAWRALALEPVR; translated from the coding sequence GTGACGTCGCGCGCGCAATCGAAAGGAATCCACGGCATGGCCGCCAGCTTCGAGCAGCTGCTCGCATCCCCGGACATCATCTGGATGGGGCAGAACACGACGCACCTCGCACCCCCGCGTGCCGTCGTCGAGGCGATGGAGGAATCGCTCGCGGCGAGGGAATTCCAGCTCTACGCGCCTCCGGGCGGATTCGCCGAGCTGCGCGAGCTCGTCGTCGAGGATCTCGGCCGCGCCGGTTTCGACGCCTGGATCACGGATGGCGCGGTCGCGGGCCTCCATCAGATCTGCACGGTCCTCGGCGGCGAGGTGTCACGGCTCATCACGACGGATCCGGGATGGCCGTGGCCGGGCCGGTTCCTCGGCCGGAGCGGCATCCCCGTGTCGGCGCTCGACGTCTACGAGAACCCGGGGCGGACTCTTCGGGCCGAGCAGGTGGCCGCCGTCATCGAGCCTCGGTCGATCATCTACCTCATCGACCCGCTCAACCCGCTCGGCAGCCGCTACGGCAGGGACGAGCTCGAGGCGATCGTCGCGCTCGCACGCGAGACCGACTCGTACATCGTCCACGACTGCACGTACCGCCACTTCGCCTCGGGGCACACCCTCGTCGCGGACCTCTCTCCCGACCGCACCTTCACGACCTACAGCTTCTCGAAGTGGCTCGGTCTCGCAGGCATGCGCCTCGGCGCCGTCGTCGCGCGCCCCGAGCTGCTCGCTTCGATCATGGCGGTGCCGGCCAATCCGCTCGGCTCCTCGATCGTCGGGCAGCGCGGTGCGATCGCGGGGCTCCGCGGACGCGAGCCGTGGCTCGAGTACGTCCGGTCGGTGAACCGCGCGAACATCGACCGCGTCGAGGCGGTCGTCGCCGAGACGGGTCTCGGCGAGGTCGTCGTGCCCGGATCGCACGGCAACTTCCTCGCGGTCGATGTGAGCGGCTCGGGCCTTCTGGCCGATGACGTGTGCGAGCGGCTCCTCGACGAAGCGAACGTCTTCATCCGTCCCGGCACCTATCAGTCGCCGCGCTTCGGAGAGCGGTTCGTCAAGATCAGCACCTCCGTTCCGACCGAGTGGGTCGAGCGCTTCGCCGACGCCTGGCGCGCGCTGGCCCTGGAGCCCGTGCGATGA
- a CDS encoding LLM class flavin-dependent oxidoreductase has translation MKSGVALQPVYPSQQFGDMVETIEGLGFDEFWLTDSSLHSKYSYMYLTIAALRSRRMSIGTAVTNPVTRHPALGAVAAATLDEISGGRAVYGIGAGDRPLLALGLAPARLALLEDAIVAARRLWTGETVTWKARGFELDDAHMRYDVPTEIPVYISASGPKTLELAGRIADGVVLLAGLHPEGLQYALDHIDRGVEAAGRDKRPEISVFAYGAIDDDESVAMEAARTIAAWFPQTAPMYCELAGLDRDLIATVQGMYAGGEFQEAAEAARLLPDDFVKRMALAGDKASVKTHVDNLRELGIDCMTVFPLGGDADTRMKTIADFSDAFALAEGSQ, from the coding sequence ATGAAATCCGGCGTCGCACTCCAGCCCGTCTATCCCTCTCAGCAGTTCGGCGACATGGTCGAGACGATCGAGGGGCTGGGCTTCGACGAGTTCTGGCTCACCGATTCGTCCCTGCACTCCAAGTACAGCTACATGTACCTGACGATCGCCGCGCTGCGCAGTCGGCGCATGTCGATCGGGACTGCTGTGACGAACCCTGTCACGCGCCACCCCGCCCTCGGCGCGGTCGCTGCGGCGACGCTCGACGAGATCTCGGGCGGCCGAGCCGTCTACGGCATCGGGGCGGGCGACCGCCCGCTCCTCGCGCTCGGGCTCGCGCCCGCTCGCTTGGCCCTGCTCGAAGACGCGATCGTCGCGGCACGTCGCCTGTGGACGGGGGAGACCGTCACATGGAAGGCGCGCGGGTTCGAGCTCGACGACGCGCATATGCGCTACGACGTTCCGACCGAGATTCCCGTCTACATCTCCGCGAGCGGGCCGAAGACGCTCGAACTCGCGGGCCGGATCGCCGACGGCGTCGTGCTGCTCGCGGGCTTGCACCCCGAGGGGCTGCAGTACGCGCTTGACCACATCGATCGCGGAGTGGAGGCCGCCGGCCGCGACAAGCGCCCCGAGATCTCGGTGTTCGCCTACGGTGCGATCGACGACGACGAGTCGGTCGCGATGGAAGCTGCCCGCACCATCGCCGCGTGGTTCCCGCAGACGGCGCCCATGTACTGCGAACTCGCGGGGCTCGACCGCGACCTCATCGCGACCGTGCAGGGCATGTACGCGGGCGGGGAGTTCCAGGAGGCCGCCGAGGCGGCCCGCCTCCTTCCCGACGACTTCGTCAAGCGAATGGCGCTCGCCGGCGACAAGGCGAGCGTCAAGACGCACGTCGACAACCTGCGGGAGCTCGGGATCGACTGCATGACTGTCTTCCCCCTGGGGGGCGACGCCGACACGCGGATGAAGACGATCGCCGACTTCTCCGACGCGTTCGCGCTCGCGGAGGGATCGCAGTGA
- a CDS encoding M20 family metallopeptidase — translation MTTLIDADVYQRVAAHIDTDRLVRLVQEVCRIPSILGEEGPLAAYLAEVMRESGFDGVALQPVLPERPNAVGHIDFGDPALGGKTVVLTGHMDTKPVSHGWTKTQPFSGDLIDGAVYGHGIMDMKAALVCQIVAAEALRASGIAVQGRVAIAAVSDHMGDQIGSIEYFKEYTADYCVLGELSDNEIFLGHRGRYYFDILVRGVSAHTCHKPLAINANMLAAYAIIELDKSKLEPVLEDWVVDLFGPETYMAPGRVYGGLPPGGPSMIPDECVIRVDCRPQPGVTIEEVRAEIDACLARAKEKEPRFEAEVVLADVKAGYLASPDDEVTTLMRRAVGSVRGTEPELQAAGWLGDTASFGEDIPTIIFGPGGEPVYCPDEHLSVDDIIEATRVYATFAAIALGAQ, via the coding sequence ATGACCACACTCATCGATGCCGACGTCTATCAGAGGGTCGCGGCGCACATCGACACCGACCGACTCGTCCGCCTGGTGCAGGAAGTGTGCCGTATCCCCAGCATCCTGGGAGAAGAGGGTCCTCTCGCCGCCTACCTCGCCGAGGTCATGCGCGAGTCCGGATTCGACGGCGTCGCGCTGCAGCCGGTCCTCCCCGAGCGGCCCAACGCGGTCGGACACATCGACTTCGGCGACCCCGCACTCGGCGGCAAGACCGTCGTCCTGACGGGTCACATGGACACGAAGCCCGTGTCGCACGGCTGGACGAAGACCCAGCCGTTCTCGGGAGACCTCATCGACGGAGCCGTCTACGGCCACGGGATCATGGACATGAAGGCCGCGCTCGTGTGCCAGATCGTCGCCGCCGAGGCGTTGCGCGCGTCGGGCATCGCGGTCCAGGGCCGCGTCGCCATCGCTGCCGTATCCGACCACATGGGCGACCAGATCGGGTCGATCGAGTACTTCAAGGAGTACACGGCCGACTACTGCGTGCTCGGAGAGCTCTCCGACAACGAGATCTTCCTCGGGCACCGCGGCCGCTACTACTTCGACATCCTCGTGCGCGGCGTCTCCGCCCACACGTGTCACAAGCCGCTCGCGATCAACGCCAACATGCTCGCCGCCTACGCGATCATCGAACTCGACAAGTCGAAGCTCGAACCCGTGCTCGAGGACTGGGTCGTCGACCTGTTCGGCCCTGAGACGTACATGGCGCCCGGCCGCGTGTACGGCGGTCTGCCCCCCGGAGGGCCGTCGATGATCCCGGACGAGTGCGTCATCCGCGTCGACTGCCGTCCCCAGCCCGGTGTGACGATCGAAGAGGTGCGCGCCGAGATCGACGCGTGCCTCGCCCGCGCGAAAGAGAAGGAGCCGCGGTTCGAGGCCGAGGTCGTGCTCGCCGACGTGAAGGCCGGCTACCTGGCATCCCCCGACGACGAAGTGACCACCCTCATGCGCCGCGCCGTCGGGTCGGTTCGCGGCACGGAGCCCGAACTGCAGGCAGCAGGATGGCTGGGCGACACCGCCAGCTTCGGCGAGGACATCCCCACGATCATCTTCGGACCGGGTGGTGAGCCCGTCTACTGCCCCGACGAGCACCTCTCCGTCGACGACATCATCGAGGCCACCCGGGTCTACGCGACCTTTGCGGCCATCGCGCTCGGCGCACAGTGA